GAGTGCGAAAACTCAATTGGGGAAACGCCTTATCATGAAATCCATCTTTACACTGACGGCTGCCCTCATTCTCGGCCTCGGTATTGCGCTTGGTGGTTATCTGGGTGGTCAGGGGCTCGTGAAATCGCGCCTCGGCGACCGCTCCGTTTCGGTAAAAGGCCTTTCGGAACGGGAGGTTAAGGCCGACCTTGCGCTTTGGGCGCTGCGCTTCGTCGCCACCGGCAACGAGCTTGCCGAGACGCAAGCCCAGGTCAAAGCCAATGCGACTGCCGTCACTAACTTCCTGAAATCGCACGGCTTTTCGGACGACGAAATCGAGCTGCAAGCCCCCCAGGTCACTGACCGTCTGGCCCAGGCTTACAGCAGCGGTCCCGTCGAAAGCCGTTTCATCATCGCTCAGCAGATCGTGTTGCGCTCAACCGACGTCGACAAGGTCGCAGCCGCCAACAAGGACACCAGCGAGCTGGTCGAGCAAGGCGTTGTTTTATCTAACGAATATGGCCCTGTCCGGCCGTCCTACCTGTTCACCGGCATCGCTGCCTTGAAGCCCGAAATGATCGAGGAAGCCACCAAACGCGCCCGCGAAGCCGCGGAAACCTTCGCCGCCGATTCAGGCTCCAGCCTCGGCGGCATCAGGCGCGCCTGGCAGGGCCAGTTCGAAATCCTGCCGCGCGACAACACGCCCGGCACGCAGGAGACCGAACAGGTCGCCAAGACCGTGCGGGTGGTCTCGACGATCGAGTATCTTCTGGTCGATTGATCGGGATTCTCGCGGCAAATCAACGGTTTGGGCCCGGCCCCGGTGCGAATTCCGGGGCCGGGCTCTTGATTTTCCGGGGCTTTCTGACCATTCTCCGGGCAAATTTCCGAAGGATAATGAATGTCGAAGGAAGAACTGCTCGAGTTTCCGGGCGTGGTGACGGAACTGCTGCCCAACGCAACGTTCCGCGTGAAGCTCGAGAACGAACACGAAATCATCGCCCACACAGCGGGCAAGATGCGCAAGAACCGCATCCGCGTCCTCGCGGGCGACAAGGTGCTTGTCGAAATGACACCTTACGACCTGACGAAGGGCCGGATCACCTACCGGTTCAAGTGACGCGCCCGTGTCGGAAAACGGCGCGAAACCTCGGCTAATTCTCGCCAGCGCCTCGCCGCGCCGCCTCGCGCTCCTCGAACAGATCGGCATCGAGCCGGATCTTGTCCTGGCCGCCGACATCGACGAAACGCCCCGGACAAACGAGCTGCCGCGCGACCATGCGCTCCGCCTCGCCCGCGAGAAGGCACAAGCGATCGCAGCCCTCCATCCAGATGCTCTGGTGCTCGGCGCCGACACGGTCGTCGCCTGCGGCCGCCGCATCCTGCCGAAAACCGAGACGGAAGAGGAGGCGCGGTCCTGCCTTGCCCTGCTTTCCGGCCGCGCCCACCGCGTCTACACGGCCGTCCATCTCATCGCGCCGAACCGGGTGAGCGAGCGCGTCTGCGAAACCCGCGTCACCTTCAAGCGCCTCTCGCCGGACGAAACCTCCGCCTATCTCGCAAGCGGTGAATGGCGCGGAAAGGCAGGCGGCTATGCGATCCAGGGCCGCGCCGCACTTTTTGTCCGCGCGCTTTCCGGCTCTCACTCTTCCGTGGTGGGATTGCCTCTCTATGAAACCGCCGCGCTTCTCGCAGGTGCCGGATTTCCTGTGTTTTCACAGTCCTGACGCGGCTATCCTCTTCGCTAACAAGAGTGTTAGGATCGGTCTTTCAAGAGAGCGAGAGATGTCGAGGGTGCAGAGGGAACATCCGGTTGTGCGGGGGCGCGCCGGGTGCAAATCAGGGTTTTTATGTCCGAAGAAGTATTGATCAATGTCGGTCCCGGCGAGACGCGCGTCGCGATCGTTGAGGACGGACGTCCGGTGGAGCTCTTTCTCGAGCGCACCATGGAGGACGACCTGAAGGCAAAGACAGGTCGCGCCGGCCATTCGCTTATCGGCAATATTTTTCTCGGCCGCGTGCAGCGCGTGCTGCCGGGCATGCAGGCGGCGTTTGTTGAAGTCGGCCTCGAGCGCGCCGGCTTTCTCGGCGCGCGCGAGGCGCGTTGCCTGTGCGAGCTGACAGGCCTCGATGAAGGCACGCTGCCGCCGATCAGTGCCTGCGTGCAGGAAGGACAGACGATCCTCGTGCAGGCGGTGAAGGACCCGATCAGCGACAAGGGCGCGCGGCTTTCCGCCAATGTAACGATCCCTGGCCGTCTTCTCGTCCTCGTTCCTAATCAGTCCGGCGTCGCCCTCTCGCGCCGCATCGAAGACGAACCGGAACGCGAACGCCTCGCGGCGCTCGTCGAGGAAATGGTCGAGCGTTTCAATCCGATGGGCGTCACCGGCGAGCCTGCGGGCTTTATCGTCCGCACCGCCGCCATCGGCGCAACTGCCGAGGACATAGCCGCCGATGCGCGCCAGCTCGCCGAGGAGTGGCGGAAGGTGCGCGAGACGGAAAAGCGTTCCACCGCGCCCTGTGTCGTCTTCCACGACCTCGATCCTGTTTCCAAAACGCTGCGCGATTGCGTCAGCGCCGATACCTCGCGCGTGTTGATCGACTGCGCCGATGCCTTCGGCGAGGCGCAGCGTTATTGCCGCCGCGCCATGCCGGAAATGCTCGACCGCATTCAGCTTTTCAACGGCCCCGGTCAGTTGTTCTCGCTCTACGATGTCGATGGCGAAATCGAAGCGGCACTGGAGCCGCGCGCCGAGCTTCCGTCGGGCGGCTGGATCACGGTCGAAACCACGGAAGCGCTGACCGCGATAGACGTCAATTCAGGACGCTACACGGCAGCGACGGGCCTCGAAGAGACCAGCGTCAAGATCAACCTCGAAGCCGTGCACGAAATCGTCTATCAGCTTCGCCTGCGCGGCACCGGCGGTCTCATCGTCATCGACTTCATACACCTGAACGATCCCGCCAATATCCAGAAGGTGATCGACGCCTTGAACGAAGGCTTCGCGAAGGACCGCGTGCCGACGCA
Above is a window of Parvibaculum lavamentivorans DS-1 DNA encoding:
- a CDS encoding SIMPL domain-containing protein — encoded protein: MKSIFTLTAALILGLGIALGGYLGGQGLVKSRLGDRSVSVKGLSEREVKADLALWALRFVATGNELAETQAQVKANATAVTNFLKSHGFSDDEIELQAPQVTDRLAQAYSSGPVESRFIIAQQIVLRSTDVDKVAAANKDTSELVEQGVVLSNEYGPVRPSYLFTGIAALKPEMIEEATKRAREAAETFAADSGSSLGGIRRAWQGQFEILPRDNTPGTQETEQVAKTVRVVSTIEYLLVD
- the infA gene encoding translation initiation factor IF-1, with product MSKEELLEFPGVVTELLPNATFRVKLENEHEIIAHTAGKMRKNRIRVLAGDKVLVEMTPYDLTKGRITYRFK
- a CDS encoding Maf family protein, encoding MSENGAKPRLILASASPRRLALLEQIGIEPDLVLAADIDETPRTNELPRDHALRLAREKAQAIAALHPDALVLGADTVVACGRRILPKTETEEEARSCLALLSGRAHRVYTAVHLIAPNRVSERVCETRVTFKRLSPDETSAYLASGEWRGKAGGYAIQGRAALFVRALSGSHSSVVGLPLYETAALLAGAGFPVFSQS
- a CDS encoding Rne/Rng family ribonuclease produces the protein MSEEVLINVGPGETRVAIVEDGRPVELFLERTMEDDLKAKTGRAGHSLIGNIFLGRVQRVLPGMQAAFVEVGLERAGFLGAREARCLCELTGLDEGTLPPISACVQEGQTILVQAVKDPISDKGARLSANVTIPGRLLVLVPNQSGVALSRRIEDEPERERLAALVEEMVERFNPMGVTGEPAGFIVRTAAIGATAEDIAADARQLAEEWRKVRETEKRSTAPCVVFHDLDPVSKTLRDCVSADTSRVLIDCADAFGEAQRYCRRAMPEMLDRIQLFNGPGQLFSLYDVDGEIEAALEPRAELPSGGWITVETTEALTAIDVNSGRYTAATGLEETSVKINLEAVHEIVYQLRLRGTGGLIVIDFIHLNDPANIQKVIDALNEGFAKDRVPTQISGMSEFGLVEMTRKRVREPLDKLLTEPAYPHGRPRRKTCATMANDLLRRIAREAQATPGRPLVARASVEVVDWLERGNPYLVERLRRKVPADISLIGEPAFPRERIDVGIVQ